One segment of Niveibacterium microcysteis DNA contains the following:
- the mraY gene encoding phospho-N-acetylmuramoyl-pentapeptide-transferase: MLLELALWLGQDIRTFNVFGYITLRTMLAALTALVISFIFGPGVIRWLAAKKIGQAVRDDGPKSHLTKAGTPTMGGALILIAIAITTLLWGDLKNRYIWVVLLVTLGFGAVGWVDDWRKVVYRDPKGLASRWKYLWTSLIAGGAAVYLGMTATVPAQTELIVPFFKSAVYPLGAVGFMVLGYFVINGTSHSVNLTDGLDGLAIMPTVMVSAALAVFAYVAGHIGFSKYLGVPYVAGAGELAVFCGALCGAGLGFLWFNAYPADVFMGDVGALALGAAMGTVAVIVRQEIVLFIMGGLFVAEAMSVMVQVAYFKYSGGKRIFRMAPLHHHYELGGWKETQVVVRFWIITLMLVLFGLSTLKLR, encoded by the coding sequence ATGCTTCTCGAACTCGCTCTCTGGCTCGGTCAGGACATCCGCACCTTCAACGTGTTCGGCTACATCACGCTGCGCACGATGTTGGCGGCGCTGACCGCGCTGGTGATCTCCTTCATCTTCGGCCCGGGCGTGATCCGCTGGCTTGCCGCGAAGAAGATCGGCCAGGCAGTGCGGGACGATGGCCCGAAATCGCACCTGACGAAGGCGGGTACGCCGACGATGGGCGGCGCGCTGATTCTCATCGCGATCGCGATCACCACGCTACTGTGGGGCGACCTGAAGAATCGTTACATCTGGGTTGTCCTGTTGGTGACGCTGGGCTTCGGCGCAGTGGGCTGGGTCGATGACTGGCGCAAGGTCGTGTATCGCGATCCGAAGGGTCTGGCATCGCGCTGGAAGTACTTGTGGACCTCGCTGATCGCCGGTGGCGCAGCGGTGTACCTCGGCATGACAGCAACGGTGCCCGCGCAGACTGAACTGATCGTTCCCTTCTTCAAGAGCGCGGTCTATCCGCTTGGCGCCGTCGGTTTCATGGTGCTCGGCTATTTCGTGATCAACGGCACCAGCCACTCGGTGAACCTGACGGACGGCCTCGACGGCCTCGCGATCATGCCGACGGTGATGGTGTCCGCGGCGCTGGCGGTGTTTGCATACGTCGCCGGTCACATCGGTTTCTCGAAATACCTTGGGGTGCCCTACGTTGCGGGTGCTGGCGAGCTGGCCGTGTTCTGTGGCGCGCTGTGTGGCGCGGGACTTGGCTTCCTCTGGTTCAACGCCTATCCGGCCGACGTGTTCATGGGTGACGTGGGTGCGCTCGCGCTTGGCGCGGCGATGGGTACCGTCGCCGTGATCGTGCGCCAGGAAATCGTGCTCTTCATCATGGGCGGTCTGTTCGTTGCGGAAGCGATGTCGGTGATGGTGCAGGTGGCCTACTTCAAGTACTCCGGGGGCAAGCGGATCTTCCGCATGGCGCCGCTGCACCACCATTACGAACTCGGTGGCTGGAAGGAAACGCAGGTGGTCGTCCGTTTCTGGATCATCACGCTGATGCTCGTCCTGTTCGGTCTCTCCACGCTGAAGCTGCGCTGA
- the ftsW gene encoding putative lipid II flippase FtsW: protein MSVFARLAGMFARPEPGLPMGSHAAHRAVGRLTGTPQTPRELDPLLIWSAAALLLFGVVMVFSSSIATAEGNRFTHYQPTFFLVRHVVFLLIGLTAGAMVFQVPIGTLQKLAPALFAVGVVLLLLVLIPHVGRDVNGARRWIGFGFANLQPSELMKLGVALYAADYTVRKLGDMKSFRRGFMPLAAVVLFVGFLLLREPDFGAFVVITAIAFGILFLGGINVRIFGMLIAVAIVGFVLLIWLSPYRRERILGFMDPWQDAFGKGYQLSHALIAFGRGEWFGVGLGASVEKLFYLPEAHTDFLLAVIAEELGFVGVLAVITLFAILVQRAFAIGRQAHLIERHFAGLVAQGIGIWLGVQSFINMGVNMGLLPTKGLTLPMMSFGGSGILANCVALAVLLRIDWETRQLTRGGRA, encoded by the coding sequence ATGAGCGTATTCGCCCGCCTTGCCGGCATGTTTGCGCGCCCCGAGCCGGGCTTGCCGATGGGCTCGCACGCGGCGCATCGCGCGGTTGGGCGCTTGACCGGCACGCCGCAGACGCCGCGCGAACTCGATCCGCTTCTGATCTGGTCGGCTGCTGCGCTGCTGCTGTTCGGCGTGGTGATGGTGTTCTCGTCGTCGATCGCAACCGCCGAAGGTAACCGCTTTACGCACTACCAGCCGACCTTCTTCCTGGTCCGCCATGTCGTGTTCCTGCTGATCGGGCTCACGGCGGGTGCGATGGTCTTCCAGGTGCCGATCGGGACGCTGCAAAAACTCGCGCCGGCCCTGTTTGCTGTTGGCGTTGTGCTCTTGCTGCTGGTACTGATTCCGCACGTCGGGCGCGATGTGAATGGCGCACGGCGCTGGATCGGATTCGGCTTCGCGAACCTGCAACCGTCCGAGCTGATGAAACTAGGCGTTGCGCTGTACGCCGCCGACTACACGGTGCGCAAGCTTGGCGACATGAAGAGCTTCCGGCGCGGCTTCATGCCGCTCGCAGCGGTAGTGTTGTTCGTCGGCTTCCTGCTGCTGCGCGAACCGGACTTCGGCGCCTTTGTCGTGATCACCGCGATAGCATTCGGCATCCTCTTCCTCGGTGGCATCAACGTTCGCATCTTCGGCATGCTGATCGCGGTTGCGATCGTCGGCTTCGTGCTGTTGATCTGGCTGTCGCCTTATCGCCGCGAACGCATTCTCGGTTTCATGGACCCCTGGCAGGACGCCTTCGGCAAAGGCTATCAGCTCTCGCACGCGTTGATCGCGTTCGGCCGTGGTGAGTGGTTCGGTGTCGGTTTGGGCGCGAGCGTCGAAAAGCTCTTCTATCTGCCCGAAGCGCACACCGACTTCCTGCTCGCCGTGATCGCGGAGGAACTTGGGTTCGTCGGCGTGCTGGCGGTTATCACGCTGTTCGCGATTCTTGTGCAGCGTGCGTTCGCGATCGGCCGGCAGGCGCATCTGATCGAGCGCCACTTTGCGGGCCTCGTGGCGCAGGGCATCGGCATCTGGCTTGGCGTGCAGTCCTTCATCAACATGGGCGTGAACATGGGCCTGCTGCCGACCAAGGGCCTCACGCTGCCGATGATGAGCTTTGGCGGCTCCGGCATTCTTGCCAACTGCGTTGCCTTGGCGGTGCTGCTGCGCATCGATTGGGAAACACGCCAGCTGACCCGCGGAGGCCGCGCGTGA
- a CDS encoding UDP-N-acetylmuramoyl-tripeptide--D-alanyl-D-alanine ligase, giving the protein MMKLSEAATALGAELRGVDAELTSVGSDTRALAAGQLFVALRGDNFDGHDFLAQAAEGGAAAALIDQRHADAATEWPLPCVVVADTRLALGTLAAWWRGRFNLPLIGVTGSNGKTTVKEMCAAILRAQARLDGADDSAVLATVGNLNNDIGMPMMLLRLRPTHRFAVIEMGMNHPGEIDYLTRIAQPTVALVNNAQRAHLAGMGGLDAVAIEKGAIYNGLGDTGIAVVNADDPHADRWIAANAGRPCSRFAMNADAEVRASADLGALDARVVLDTPQGAVRFTLQVPGVHNVRNAAAAAAAALAAGASLQAVNDGLGGYTGTKGRLQLRRAAGSGATLLDDTYNANPDSVRAGLDVLAMTAGRKVFVFGDMGEIGDRAAQYHDEIGGYAKSQGVDVMFALGEHSAVAARNFGEGGRHFGDIETLIAALRETLTPDTVVLVKGSRFMKMERVVDALASAD; this is encoded by the coding sequence ATGATGAAACTGAGTGAAGCCGCGACTGCGTTGGGCGCTGAACTGCGTGGCGTCGATGCCGAGCTGACATCGGTCGGCAGTGACACCCGGGCGCTCGCGGCGGGCCAGCTCTTTGTAGCGCTGCGCGGTGACAACTTCGATGGCCACGACTTTCTCGCGCAGGCTGCCGAGGGTGGCGCCGCCGCTGCGCTGATCGATCAGCGCCATGCCGACGCAGCGACGGAATGGCCATTGCCGTGCGTGGTAGTCGCTGATACGCGTCTGGCGCTCGGCACGCTTGCCGCTTGGTGGCGCGGGCGCTTCAACCTGCCGCTGATTGGTGTAACCGGCAGCAACGGCAAGACCACGGTTAAGGAAATGTGCGCGGCGATTCTGCGTGCGCAAGCCCGGCTCGACGGGGCTGATGACTCGGCGGTGCTGGCAACGGTTGGCAATCTGAATAACGACATCGGCATGCCGATGATGCTGTTGCGCCTGCGGCCAACGCACCGTTTCGCCGTGATCGAAATGGGCATGAACCACCCGGGCGAGATCGACTACCTGACGCGCATCGCGCAGCCCACCGTTGCACTGGTGAACAACGCGCAGCGTGCGCATCTGGCTGGCATGGGCGGGCTCGATGCAGTGGCGATCGAGAAGGGTGCGATCTACAACGGCCTCGGTGATACCGGCATTGCAGTAGTGAATGCGGACGATCCGCACGCTGATCGCTGGATCGCGGCCAATGCGGGCCGGCCTTGCAGTCGCTTCGCGATGAACGCGGACGCGGAAGTGCGTGCTTCGGCTGATTTGGGTGCGCTGGACGCCCGCGTCGTACTCGATACGCCGCAAGGCGCGGTGCGATTCACGCTGCAGGTGCCGGGCGTACACAACGTGCGCAATGCGGCTGCTGCTGCCGCGGCTGCGCTCGCTGCAGGGGCGTCGCTGCAGGCGGTGAACGATGGCCTTGGCGGCTATACCGGTACCAAGGGGCGTCTGCAGTTGCGTCGAGCCGCCGGTTCCGGTGCCACGCTGCTGGACGACACCTATAACGCCAACCCCGATTCGGTACGTGCAGGGCTTGATGTGCTTGCGATGACCGCAGGACGCAAGGTCTTCGTGTTCGGCGACATGGGCGAGATCGGTGACCGCGCGGCGCAGTATCACGACGAGATCGGCGGCTACGCGAAAAGCCAGGGTGTCGATGTGATGTTCGCGCTTGGCGAGCACTCGGCGGTGGCGGCCAGGAATTTCGGCGAGGGCGGTCGTCACTTCGGCGACATCGAAACGCTTATCGCTGCGCTGCGTGAAACGCTGACACCCGACACGGTCGTGCTGGTGAAGGGTTCTCGCTTCATGAAGATGGAACGTGTGGTCGACGCGCTGGCGTCGGCCGATTGA
- the murG gene encoding undecaprenyldiphospho-muramoylpentapeptide beta-N-acetylglucosaminyltransferase, translated as MSAPSRTLMVMAAGTGGHIFPGLAIAQAMQARGWSVRWLGTAHGMEGEIVPRHGLALDTIEFAGLRGKGVGHAVRGVFAFFSSLVRSIGLIRAARADVVLGMGGYVTVPGGIAARITGRPLALVNADAAPLLSNKLLGPFAQRVLFGFAGDFGSLAGKAVVTGNPVRREICALPDPAVRYSGRSGPLKVLVVGGSLGARALNEAVPAALALIPANERPQVTHQSGKANIDSLRELYAKAGVEAELVAFIDDMPRRLADTDLVICRAGAVTAAELTAAGVASILVPLVVSTTSHQRDNAELLAKAGAALHLPQAELSAAKLASMLQQIDRARCLAMANAARSIGKPDATERIADIIESLASGGKA; from the coding sequence GTGAGCGCGCCGTCTCGTACCCTCATGGTGATGGCGGCCGGCACCGGCGGCCACATTTTCCCTGGCCTCGCGATCGCTCAGGCGATGCAGGCACGCGGATGGTCGGTGCGTTGGTTGGGCACCGCACATGGCATGGAAGGTGAGATCGTTCCGCGCCACGGCCTCGCGCTGGACACCATCGAATTTGCAGGCCTGCGTGGCAAGGGGGTCGGCCACGCGGTGCGCGGCGTGTTCGCCTTCTTCTCCAGCTTGGTTCGCAGCATCGGCTTGATCCGTGCTGCGCGCGCCGACGTCGTGTTGGGCATGGGGGGCTATGTGACGGTGCCGGGCGGCATCGCGGCGCGCATCACTGGCCGTCCGCTTGCGCTGGTGAACGCTGATGCCGCGCCCCTCCTGTCGAACAAGCTGCTCGGGCCCTTCGCCCAGCGCGTGCTGTTCGGCTTTGCTGGCGACTTCGGTTCGCTGGCGGGGAAGGCTGTGGTTACTGGCAATCCGGTGCGTCGCGAGATCTGCGCGCTGCCGGACCCCGCCGTTCGCTATTCCGGCCGCAGTGGTCCGCTCAAGGTGCTGGTGGTTGGTGGCAGCCTAGGCGCGCGCGCGCTGAACGAGGCGGTGCCCGCTGCGCTTGCGCTGATTCCGGCGAATGAGCGGCCGCAGGTGACGCATCAATCGGGCAAGGCCAACATCGATTCGCTGCGCGAGCTTTACGCAAAGGCCGGCGTCGAGGCTGAGCTCGTGGCCTTCATCGACGACATGCCGCGCCGCCTGGCCGACACCGACCTGGTGATCTGCCGCGCCGGCGCGGTCACTGCCGCCGAACTCACGGCTGCGGGCGTTGCCAGCATTCTCGTCCCGCTGGTCGTGTCGACGACTTCGCATCAGCGCGATAACGCCGAGTTGCTCGCAAAGGCCGGCGCCGCGCTGCACCTGCCGCAGGCTGAACTGTCAGCGGCGAAACTTGCATCCATGCTGCAACAGATCGACCGCGCACGTTGCCTCGCGATGGCCAACGCGGCGCGCAGCATCGGCAAACCCGATGCAACCGAACGCATCGCAGACATCATCGAGTCGCTCGCCAGCGGGGGTAAGGCATGA
- a CDS encoding cell division protein FtsQ/DivIB: MNGIADALLLFASVALGYAAMRAALAMPLFGFREVVVVSPLSQVTSAQLEFAARSGLKGNFFSVSLDDARAAFEKLPWVRRAEVRRVWPATLEVKLEEHVAAAYWRAGDNGDTRLVNQQGEVFIAATNAHLPVFSGPEGSASQVLERYRDFASQLASISAVPAALNYSQRQAWQIRLEDGLVIELGRDQPNTPLGERLARFVSVWPQARTRLQAPATVADLRYPTGFAVQVAVAPSNKAKQ; encoded by the coding sequence ATGAACGGCATCGCGGACGCGCTGCTGCTCTTCGCCTCGGTCGCGCTCGGCTATGCCGCGATGCGCGCCGCGCTCGCCATGCCTCTCTTCGGTTTCCGTGAAGTCGTGGTGGTTTCACCGCTGTCGCAGGTGACCTCTGCGCAGCTTGAGTTCGCGGCTCGTTCCGGCCTGAAAGGCAATTTCTTCAGTGTCAGTCTCGACGACGCGCGTGCCGCGTTCGAAAAGCTGCCATGGGTGCGTCGCGCAGAAGTGCGGCGCGTGTGGCCGGCAACACTTGAGGTGAAGCTCGAGGAACATGTTGCCGCGGCCTACTGGCGCGCCGGTGACAACGGCGATACGCGCCTGGTGAATCAGCAAGGCGAGGTCTTCATCGCAGCGACGAATGCGCACCTGCCGGTCTTCTCCGGACCCGAGGGGAGCGCGTCGCAGGTGCTTGAGCGCTATCGCGACTTCGCGTCTCAGCTTGCATCGATCAGCGCCGTGCCGGCCGCCCTGAACTACTCGCAGCGGCAGGCCTGGCAGATCCGCCTCGAAGACGGGCTCGTGATCGAGCTTGGACGTGATCAGCCTAACACCCCGCTTGGCGAACGCCTGGCGCGGTTCGTATCAGTTTGGCCGCAGGCGCGCACTCGCCTGCAGGCGCCCGCGACGGTGGCGGACTTGCGCTACCCGACCGGATTTGCGGTGCAGGTCGCCGTGGCCCCCAGCAACAAGGCAAAACAATGA
- the murC gene encoding UDP-N-acetylmuramate--L-alanine ligase: MKHKIKRIHFVGIGGAGMSAIAEVLANQGYAVSGSDLADNATTRRLAGLGIKVVQGHAAEHVADADAIVTSTAVQRDNPEVQAARARQIPVVPRAQMLAELMRLKQGIAIAGTHGKTTTTSLVASVLNAGGFDPTFVIGGRLNAVGANSRVGTGEFLVAEADESDASFLMLSPVISVVTNIDADHMETYGHDFARLKHAFVDFLNRLAFYGVAVLCVDDPNVREIMPFVSKQIIRYGLSPDAQVRAENVRAVDGQMHFDVVRQNGSTVRYPVTLNLPGMHNVLNALATIAVATEVGVPDEAIARGLAEFQGVGRRFQRYGEVALPAGGSFTLIDDYGHHPVEMAATLAAARGAFPGRRLVLAFQPHRYTRTRDCFEDFVRVLGTVDALLLGEVYAAGEAPLVAADGRSLARAIRVAGKVEPLFVEDIAEMPARILESARDGDVVITMGAGSIGAVPGKLAQV; encoded by the coding sequence ATGAAACACAAGATCAAACGCATCCACTTCGTCGGCATCGGCGGCGCCGGCATGAGCGCGATCGCCGAGGTGCTGGCGAACCAGGGCTACGCCGTGAGCGGTTCCGACCTGGCTGACAATGCGACCACCCGTCGCCTTGCCGGCCTCGGGATCAAAGTGGTGCAGGGGCATGCGGCCGAGCATGTGGCCGATGCAGACGCAATCGTCACCTCCACCGCCGTGCAGCGCGACAACCCGGAAGTACAGGCCGCGCGTGCGCGCCAGATTCCTGTGGTGCCGCGGGCCCAGATGCTGGCCGAGCTGATGCGCCTGAAGCAGGGCATCGCGATTGCCGGCACGCACGGCAAGACCACCACGACAAGCCTGGTCGCGAGCGTGCTCAACGCGGGCGGATTCGACCCCACCTTCGTGATCGGTGGCCGGCTCAACGCCGTCGGCGCGAATTCGCGCGTTGGTACCGGCGAATTCCTGGTTGCCGAAGCGGATGAGTCGGACGCGTCGTTCCTGATGCTGAGCCCGGTGATTTCGGTCGTCACGAACATCGACGCCGATCACATGGAAACCTACGGCCACGATTTCGCGCGCCTCAAGCACGCATTCGTGGACTTCCTCAACCGCCTCGCTTTCTACGGTGTCGCGGTGCTCTGTGTCGACGACCCGAACGTGCGCGAGATCATGCCCTTCGTGTCGAAGCAGATCATCCGTTACGGCCTGAGTCCGGATGCGCAGGTGCGCGCTGAAAACGTGCGTGCCGTGGATGGGCAGATGCACTTCGATGTGGTGCGCCAGAACGGCAGCACCGTGCGCTACCCGGTTACGCTGAATCTGCCGGGTATGCACAACGTGCTCAATGCACTTGCGACGATCGCGGTGGCGACTGAAGTGGGTGTGCCGGATGAGGCGATCGCTCGCGGACTGGCGGAGTTCCAGGGTGTCGGCCGCCGCTTCCAGCGCTATGGCGAAGTGGCGTTGCCCGCAGGCGGCAGTTTCACGCTGATCGACGACTACGGCCACCATCCGGTCGAGATGGCCGCCACGCTTGCCGCAGCGCGTGGCGCGTTCCCCGGGCGTCGCCTCGTGCTGGCCTTTCAGCCGCACCGCTACACCCGCACGCGCGACTGCTTCGAAGATTTTGTCCGCGTGCTTGGCACGGTTGACGCTTTGCTGCTGGGCGAAGTTTACGCAGCGGGCGAGGCCCCGCTGGTGGCGGCTGACGGTCGTTCGCTGGCGCGCGCGATTCGTGTGGCTGGCAAGGTGGAACCGCTGTTCGTCGAGGATATTGCAGAGATGCCGGCGCGCATTCTGGAGTCCGCGCGCGATGGCGATGTTGTGATCACGATGGGGGCGGGCTCGATCGGCGCTGTCCCTGGCAAGCTGGCGCAGGTGTAG
- a CDS encoding D-alanine--D-alanine ligase, with translation MTDVKELGKVAVLMGGSSAERDVSLMSGGAVLEALLARGVDAHRFDPSERDVMALRDEGFDRAFVILHGRGGEDGTLQGVLETLRIPYTGSGVMASAISMDKWRTKLVWLAAGLPTPRFRLLDAETDWDDVARDLGLPIFVKPVHEGSSMGATKVTEVAQLKEAWALAARFDSLVIAEEFIEGQELTAPFLGDKPLPLVRIAAPDGKYDYQNKYFTDVVQYHCPCGLPAEREAELQAIVMRASAVLGCRGWGRADLMLTADGRAYLLEMNTAPGMTSHSLVPMAARAAGIAFEDLCVEILKGAALG, from the coding sequence ATGACGGACGTGAAAGAACTGGGCAAGGTTGCAGTGCTGATGGGCGGCTCGTCGGCCGAGCGCGATGTGTCGCTGATGTCGGGCGGCGCGGTGCTCGAAGCGCTGCTTGCGCGAGGCGTGGACGCGCACCGCTTTGATCCATCGGAGCGCGATGTGATGGCGCTGCGCGACGAGGGTTTCGATCGCGCCTTCGTGATCCTGCACGGCCGCGGTGGAGAGGACGGTACCCTGCAGGGCGTGTTGGAAACGTTGCGGATTCCCTACACCGGCAGTGGCGTGATGGCTTCCGCGATCTCGATGGACAAGTGGCGCACCAAGCTGGTGTGGCTGGCAGCAGGCCTGCCGACGCCGCGCTTCCGCCTGCTCGATGCGGAAACCGACTGGGACGATGTGGCACGTGACCTCGGCCTGCCGATCTTCGTCAAGCCGGTGCATGAAGGCTCCAGCATGGGTGCGACGAAGGTCACCGAGGTGGCGCAGTTGAAGGAAGCCTGGGCGCTCGCAGCGCGCTTCGATTCACTCGTCATTGCCGAAGAGTTCATCGAAGGTCAGGAACTGACGGCGCCCTTCCTGGGTGACAAACCCTTGCCCCTGGTACGTATCGCCGCGCCCGATGGCAAGTACGACTACCAGAACAAGTACTTCACCGATGTCGTGCAGTACCACTGCCCGTGCGGCTTGCCCGCCGAGCGCGAGGCCGAACTGCAGGCGATCGTGATGCGCGCGTCCGCCGTGCTGGGTTGCCGGGGCTGGGGACGTGCAGACCTGATGCTCACCGCCGACGGCCGTGCCTATCTGCTCGAAATGAACACCGCCCCGGGCATGACCTCGCACTCGCTGGTGCCGATGGCCGCGCGCGCTGCGGGTATCGCATTCGAAGATTTGTGCGTCGAAATCCTCAAGGGGGCTGCACTTGGCTGA
- the murD gene encoding UDP-N-acetylmuramoyl-L-alanine--D-glutamate ligase, with protein MGDAVILRDKPVLVLGLGESGLAMARHLVRQGARVRVADSRATPPGREALAAFPQVDLRCGTFSADLLDGIEMLAISPGLDPRQDLVATARERGIRITGEIELFADALAASGQNVPVVAITGTNGKTTTTALTGALCRAAGLDVAVAGNISPAALDEWMRREDAGTPAQAWVLELSSFQLETCDSFAPDAATVLNISDDHLDRYDGLDAYAAAKAAIYDRCRVQVFNRDDARVAAMRRAGQAFSFGLGTPADEAEFGLMEQAGAAWLAKGTQPLMPRAELPLAGAHNVANALAALALGHAIGLPMPAMLDALRNFRGLPHRVEPVAKRADGVVFYDDSKGTNVGATLAALEGLGQRVALIAGGDGKGQDFTPLRDAFAHHARVVVLIGRDAKQIEVAAEGCGVPMVHAADLPAAVVQANAHAQAGDAVMLSPACASLDMFRNYAHRAEVFCEAVWQLPGVVRL; from the coding sequence ATGGGTGACGCAGTGATCCTCCGCGACAAACCAGTGCTGGTGCTCGGGCTGGGTGAGTCCGGCCTCGCCATGGCGCGCCATCTGGTCAGGCAGGGCGCGCGCGTGCGCGTTGCCGACTCGCGTGCGACACCGCCGGGGCGCGAGGCGCTTGCCGCGTTCCCGCAAGTGGACCTGCGCTGCGGTACCTTCAGCGCCGACTTGCTCGATGGCATCGAGATGCTCGCGATCAGCCCCGGTTTGGATCCGCGCCAGGACCTGGTCGCTACCGCCCGGGAGCGCGGCATCCGCATTACCGGCGAGATCGAACTGTTTGCCGACGCGCTCGCAGCGAGCGGTCAAAACGTGCCGGTCGTTGCGATCACCGGTACCAATGGAAAGACCACCACGACGGCACTCACCGGTGCGTTGTGCCGCGCCGCAGGTTTGGACGTCGCAGTCGCCGGCAATATCAGCCCCGCGGCGCTGGACGAGTGGATGCGCCGTGAGGACGCTGGCACACCGGCTCAAGCCTGGGTTCTCGAACTGTCGAGCTTTCAGCTCGAAACCTGCGACAGCTTTGCGCCGGATGCAGCCACGGTGTTGAACATCAGCGACGATCACCTCGATCGCTACGATGGTCTGGACGCGTATGCCGCAGCGAAGGCCGCGATCTACGATCGCTGCCGGGTGCAAGTGTTCAACCGCGACGATGCGCGCGTGGCGGCGATGCGCCGCGCTGGCCAAGCGTTCAGTTTCGGGCTCGGCACACCGGCCGATGAGGCTGAGTTCGGATTGATGGAGCAGGCGGGCGCAGCGTGGCTCGCCAAGGGCACACAGCCCTTGATGCCGCGTGCTGAATTGCCGCTGGCTGGGGCTCACAACGTCGCGAACGCGCTCGCGGCGCTGGCGCTCGGGCACGCGATCGGATTGCCGATGCCGGCGATGCTCGACGCTTTGCGCAACTTCCGTGGCTTGCCGCATCGTGTCGAACCGGTCGCCAAGCGTGCCGATGGCGTTGTGTTCTACGACGACTCCAAGGGGACGAACGTTGGTGCAACGCTGGCGGCGCTCGAAGGCCTTGGCCAGCGTGTTGCCCTGATCGCCGGCGGTGATGGCAAGGGCCAGGATTTCACGCCGCTGCGCGACGCCTTTGCGCACCACGCCCGTGTCGTCGTGTTGATCGGTCGGGACGCCAAGCAGATTGAGGTCGCCGCAGAAGGCTGTGGCGTGCCGATGGTTCACGCCGCCGATTTGCCGGCTGCGGTAGTGCAGGCCAATGCGCACGCCCAGGCGGGTGACGCCGTGATGCTGTCGCCAGCCTGTGCCAGCCTGGACATGTTCCGCAACTATGCGCACCGCGCCGAAGTCTTTTGCGAAGCGGTCTGGCAACTGCCGGGGGTGGTGAGGCTATGA